Part of the Fusibacter sp. A1 genome is shown below.
CTCTTATCTTCAGTTCATAAACAGAGTTAAGCATCAGCTCTGCAGAACATAAGCGTTCAAATTCTACGAGCACATAATCAGATCCATTCAGCCTGCACCTATCAGCATGCTTTTCAATATCCGCAACATAATCCTTGGTAAGATAAAGTTCCGCACCCAAATAGATTTCAAGATCTTTGTAAATCAAACTGACTTCTTCCCTAAAAGCCTCAAAGACAGCTTCGTGGTCGATTGTCAACCCATAACCGTTCGGATGATTGACATGAGGCGTCAGTAAGATATGGCGAATGCCATCTTCGTATGCAAGCTCTATCATTTGCAGCGCCACCGTCATATCATTGGCACCGTCGTCAACACCCGGAAGCATATGGCAATGTATGTCAAACAAATCTAAACACCCTCTTTGTCGGCATAATAGTAGTAATAGTGATACTTGTCACCCTTCATCGGAATCTTGTTCAGTACAACTCCCATCAGTTTGGTCCCTACATTCAACAGCTTATCCTTTGCAGCAGCAGCCAAATGTTTCTTGACAACACCCGAATTGCACACCAAGAGCGCACCATCGATCATCGTTCCTAGAATCACTGCATCTGTCACAGGTAAAACCGGAGGCGTATCGAAAAAGATATAATCATAGTCGCTTCTCAGCTGTTCCAGCAGGTTTTTCATAGCATTCGAGCTCAAAAGTTCTGATGGACTGTTTGCGATCGCTCCCGCAGTCAGAACATGTAGCTGGCCGTCCACGACCTGTTGGACATATTCTTGATAGGGTTCCTGATTCAACAGCACGTCAGTCACCCCTTTGGCATTAGAAATTTCAAAAAACTTGTGCACTCTCGGCTTTCTCAAGTCGCAGTCCACAATCAGCACCTTGCTTCCGTTAGCGACAAAGGTCATCGCAATATTGCAAAGGGTGGTCGTTTTCCCTTCGCCGGCTGTCGCGCTGGTCACCATCATGGTTGTGATATTCTGATCCACGTTTGCAAATTTAATATTGGTTCTGATCGCCCTATATGCTTCTGCAACAGGAGACTTTGGATGATTTAAAACGATTAGTTCTTTCATGGGTCCTCCTAATTGCTTTCTGTAAAATCAGTGAGCGGTATGCCGCCAAGTACAGGAACACCGATAAACTTAGCGA
Proteins encoded:
- a CDS encoding CpsD/CapB family tyrosine-protein kinase, which encodes MKELIVLNHPKSPVAEAYRAIRTNIKFANVDQNITTMMVTSATAGEGKTTTLCNIAMTFVANGSKVLIVDCDLRKPRVHKFFEISNAKGVTDVLLNQEPYQEYVQQVVDGQLHVLTAGAIANSPSELLSSNAMKNLLEQLRSDYDYIFFDTPPVLPVTDAVILGTMIDGALLVCNSGVVKKHLAAAAKDKLLNVGTKLMGVVLNKIPMKGDKYHYYYYYADKEGV